Proteins from one Panthera leo isolate Ple1 chromosome D1, P.leo_Ple1_pat1.1, whole genome shotgun sequence genomic window:
- the IGF2 gene encoding insulin-like growth factor II isoform X2 yields the protein MPMGVPMGKSMLVLLTFLALASCCFAAYRPSETLCGGELVDTLQFVCGDRGFYFRLPGRPASRVNRRSSRGIVEECCFRSCDLALLETYCAAPAKSERDVSTPPTVLPDNFPRYPVGKFFQYDSWKQSAQRLRRGLPALLRARRGRMLAKELEAFREAKRHRPLIALPTHDPAAHGDASPEASANRK from the exons ATGCCGATGGGGGTCCCAATGGGGAAGTCGATGCTGGTGTTGCTCACCTTCTTGGCCTTGGCCTCGTGCTGCTTTGCTGCTTACCGCCCCAGTGAGACCCTGTGCGGCGGGGAGCTGGTGGACACCCTCCAGTTTGTCTGTGGGGACCGCGGCTTTTACTTCA GACTTCCAGGCAGGCCGGCGAGCCGCGTGAACCGCCGCAGCAGCCGTGGCATCGTGGAAGAGTGTTGCTTCCGCAGCTGTGACCTGGCCCTTCTGGAGACCTACTGCGCCGCCCCCGCCAAGTCCGAGAGGGACGTGTCGACCCCTCCGACCGTGCTTCCG gacaaCTTCCCCAGATACCCCGTGGGCAAGTTCTTCCAATATGACAGCTGGAAGCAATCGGCCCAGCGCCTGCGCAGGGGCCTGCCTGCCCTCCTGCGCGCCCGCCGGGGTCGCATGCTCGCCAAGGAGCTCGAGGCGTTCAGAGAGGCCAAGCGTCACCGTCCCCTGATCGCCCTGCCCACCCACGACCCCGCCGCCCACGGGGACGCCTCTCCGGAGGCGTCCGCCAATCGGAAGTGA
- the IGF2 gene encoding insulin-like growth factor II isoform X1: MPMGVPMGKSMLVLLTFLALASCCFAAYRPSETLCGGELVDTLQFVCGDRGFYFSRPASRVNRRSSRGIVEECCFRSCDLALLETYCAAPAKSERDVSTPPTVLPDNFPRYPVGKFFQYDSWKQSAQRLRRGLPALLRARRGRMLAKELEAFREAKRHRPLIALPTHDPAAHGDASPEASANRK, encoded by the exons ATGCCGATGGGGGTCCCAATGGGGAAGTCGATGCTGGTGTTGCTCACCTTCTTGGCCTTGGCCTCGTGCTGCTTTGCTGCTTACCGCCCCAGTGAGACCCTGTGCGGCGGGGAGCTGGTGGACACCCTCCAGTTTGTCTGTGGGGACCGCGGCTTTTACTTCA GCAGGCCGGCGAGCCGCGTGAACCGCCGCAGCAGCCGTGGCATCGTGGAAGAGTGTTGCTTCCGCAGCTGTGACCTGGCCCTTCTGGAGACCTACTGCGCCGCCCCCGCCAAGTCCGAGAGGGACGTGTCGACCCCTCCGACCGTGCTTCCG gacaaCTTCCCCAGATACCCCGTGGGCAAGTTCTTCCAATATGACAGCTGGAAGCAATCGGCCCAGCGCCTGCGCAGGGGCCTGCCTGCCCTCCTGCGCGCCCGCCGGGGTCGCATGCTCGCCAAGGAGCTCGAGGCGTTCAGAGAGGCCAAGCGTCACCGTCCCCTGATCGCCCTGCCCACCCACGACCCCGCCGCCCACGGGGACGCCTCTCCGGAGGCGTCCGCCAATCGGAAGTGA